Proteins co-encoded in one Brassica rapa cultivar Chiifu-401-42 chromosome A02, CAAS_Brap_v3.01, whole genome shotgun sequence genomic window:
- the LOC103855040 gene encoding 4-coumarate--CoA ligase-like 9: protein MEKSMKSNHSRTIDLLSGYDQRTGIYHSLRSSLPLPPIDQPLSTSEYVLSLLRTSSPPATAGKDLESLTYLVDASSGESLTYGELLRKVRSLAATLRERFTSGDVAFILSPASLHVPVVYLALMSIGVVISPANPIGSELEVSHQVEVSKPVIAFATSETVNKLRLSSFPLGVVLIDSPEFLSWLTKPELDNPVPVRVKQTDTAAILFSSGTTGKVKGVLLTHRNVIASTAVSHQRTVNDPVDYDRVGLFPLPLFHVFGFAMMIRAISLGEKLVLLGRFELEAMMKAVEKYKVTGMPVSPPLIVALVKSELTRKYDLSSLRSLGCGGAPLGRDIAERFKRKFPGVDIVQGYGLTESTGPAAATSGPEEMVRYGSVGRISENMEAKIVDPSTGEALPPGKNGELWLRGPVIMKGYVENEKATAETLDQEGWLKTGDLCYIDPEGFLYIVDRLKELIKYKAYQVPPVELEQILQSNPDVVDAAVVPFPDEDAGEIPMAFIVRKPGSNLNEAQVIDFVAKQVAPYKKVRRVAFINAIPKNPAGKILRRELTKIAVNGNASKL, encoded by the exons ATGGAGAAGTCGATGAAGAGCAACCACAGCCGTACGATCGACCTTCTCTCCGGCTACGATCAACGGACAGGAATCTACCACAGCCTTCGCTCCTCTCTCCCCTTACCTCCCATCGACCAACCTCTCTCCACATCCGAGTACGTCCTCTCCCTCCTCCGCACCTCCTCGCCGCCCGCCACCGCCGGAAAAGACCTCGAGTCCCTTACTTACCTCGTCGACGCGAGCTCCGGCGAGAGTCTCACTTACGGAGAGCTTCTCCGCAAGGTTCGCTCCCTCGCTGCGACTCTCCGGGAGCGGTTTACCTCCGGAGACGTCGCGTTCATCCTCTCTCCAGCTTCGCTGCACGTCCCGGTGGTTTATTTAGCTTTAATGTCGATCGGAGTTGTGATCTCTCCGGCGAATCCGATCGGATCTGAGCTGGAGGTGAGTCACCAAGTCGAAGTCAGCAAACCGGTGATCGCCTTCGCCACGTCGGAGACCGTTAATAAACTCCGTTTATCTTCTTTCCCTCTCGGAGTCGTTTTAATTGACTCTCCCGAGTTTCTCTCTTGGTTAACTAAACCGGAATTGGATAATCCGGTTCCGGTTCGGGTTAAACAAACCGACACTGCAGCGATTCTCTTCTCGTCCGGGACCACGGGGAAAGTCAAAGGCGTTCTCCTCACACACCGCAACGTAATCGCGTCAACGGCTGTCTCTCACCAGCGAACGGTCAACGATCCCGTTGACTACGACCGCGTTGGACTCTTCCCTCTTCCGTTATTCCACGTGTTCGGCTTCGCGATGATGATCAGAGCCATCTCGCTTGGAGAGAAGCTTGTGCTTCTTGGGAGGTTTGAGCTCGAGGCGATGATGAAGGCCGTGGAGAAGTATAAGGTCACTGGTATGCCTGTGTCTCCGCCGTTGATCGTGGCGTTGGTGAAGTCGGAGCTGACGAGGAAGTACGATCTCAGTTCGTTGCGTTCGTTAGGATGCGGTGGTGCTCCGCTTGGGAGAGATATCGCCGAGAGGTTTAAGCGGAAGTTCCCAGGCGTTGACATTGTtcag GGCTATGGCTTGACGGAGAGTACTGGGCCAGCAGCGGCGACGTCTGGGCCGGAAGAGATGGTTAGATACGGGTCGGTTGGTCGTATCTCTGAGAATATGGAAGCGAAAATCGTCGATCCGTCCACCGGAGAAGCTTTACCACCGGGGAAGAACGGCGAGCTTTGGCTCCGAGGACCAGTCATCATGAAAG GTTATGTGGAGAATGAGAAAGCAACTGCTGAGACATTAGATCAAGAAGGGTGGTTAAAGACTGGTGATCTTTGTTACATTGATCCTGAAGGGTTTTTATATATTGTTGATCGGTTAAAAGAACTTATCAAATACAAGGCTTATCAG GTCCCACCGGTAGAATTGGAGCAGATTCTTCAGTCGAATCCGGACGTGGTTGATGCTGCAGTTGTTCC GTTTCCGGACGAGGATGCAGGCGAGATTCCAATGGCTTTCATAGTGAGAAAACCAGGAAGCAATCTCAACGAAGCACAAGTCATTGACTTTGTAGCTAAACAA GTTGCTCCGTATAAGAAAGTAAGAAGAGTTGCTTTCATAAACGCGATTCCCAAAAACCCTGCTGGCAAGATTCTGCGTCGGGAGCTAACTAAAATCGCCGTAAATGGCAACGCCTCTAAGCTTTGA
- the LOC103855113 gene encoding heat stress transcription factor B-4d-like isoform X1, with amino-acid sequence MDSSSSSQGERKKIIINVMDSSSSSQGLPVAGRVKEYYRYPAMEAFHKGCVRRYFADVLYEMVDDPSTDSIVSWSQDGKSFIFWDQDKFCSDVLPKFGLSTSPTFFVRLTDIYRFRKVEESEHCEYAHDYFVRGKPELTVEIERQFKERCASVKLDIKPPEPGYKEKRERMRALMLAQKAARRLSLKE; translated from the exons ATGgactcctcatcatcatcacaagGTGAACGCAAGAAGATCATCATCAACGTCATGgactcctcatcatcatcacaag gGCTTCCAGTGGCTGGGAGGGTTAAAGAGTACTACCGTTATCCAGCCATGGAAGCTTTTCACAAAGGATGTGTCCGCCGTTATTTTGCGGACGTGTTGTATGAGATGGTGGATGATCCTTCGACGGATTCTATCGTGTCGTGGAGCCAAGACGGTAAGAGTTTCATCTTTTGGGATCAGGACAAGTTTTGCAGCGATGTTCTTCCCAAGTTTGGGCTTAGCACGTCTCCAACGTTCTTTGTTCGCCTTACAGACATCTAT cgTTTCCGTAAAGTTGAGGAGTCTGAGCACTGCGAATACGCGCACGATTACTTTGTGAGAGGCAAACCTGAGCTTACGGTGGAGATTGAGAGGCAGTTCAAGGAAAGGTGTGCTTCGGTTAAGCTTGACATCAAACCACCAGAACCGGGTTACAAGGAGAAAAGGGAGAGGATGAGGGCTCTCATGCTGGCCCAGAAAGCGGCCAGGAGACTCTCTCTTAAGGAATAG
- the LOC103855113 gene encoding heat stress transcription factor A-4a-like isoform X3: MDSSSSSQGLPVAGRVKEYYRYPAMEAFHKGCVRRYFADVLYEMVDDPSTDSIVSWSQDGKSFIFWDQDKFCSDVLPKFGLSTSPTFFVRLTDIYRFRKVEESEHCEYAHDYFVRGKPELTVEIERQFKERCASVKLDIKPPEPGYKEKRERMRALMLAQKAARRLSLKE; encoded by the exons ATGgactcctcatcatcatcacaag gGCTTCCAGTGGCTGGGAGGGTTAAAGAGTACTACCGTTATCCAGCCATGGAAGCTTTTCACAAAGGATGTGTCCGCCGTTATTTTGCGGACGTGTTGTATGAGATGGTGGATGATCCTTCGACGGATTCTATCGTGTCGTGGAGCCAAGACGGTAAGAGTTTCATCTTTTGGGATCAGGACAAGTTTTGCAGCGATGTTCTTCCCAAGTTTGGGCTTAGCACGTCTCCAACGTTCTTTGTTCGCCTTACAGACATCTAT cgTTTCCGTAAAGTTGAGGAGTCTGAGCACTGCGAATACGCGCACGATTACTTTGTGAGAGGCAAACCTGAGCTTACGGTGGAGATTGAGAGGCAGTTCAAGGAAAGGTGTGCTTCGGTTAAGCTTGACATCAAACCACCAGAACCGGGTTACAAGGAGAAAAGGGAGAGGATGAGGGCTCTCATGCTGGCCCAGAAAGCGGCCAGGAGACTCTCTCTTAAGGAATAG
- the LOC103855043 gene encoding gibberellin-regulated protein 1-like, producing MAISKAFIASLLISLLVLQLVEADVEVSNRKNGPYGPMIDCGTACIARCRLSSRPNLCHRACGTCCTTCNCVPPGTHGNYDKCKCYAGLTTHGGRHKCP from the exons ATGGCAATTTCAAAAGCTTTTATTGCTTCTCTTCTCATATCTCTTCTTGTTCTCCAACTCGTCGAGGCAGACGTG GAAGTCTCAAACAGAAAGAATGGGCCTTACGGCCCTATGATTG ATTGTGGAACTGCGTGTATAGCACGGTGCAGGCTCTCAAGTAGACCGAACCTTTGCCACAGAGCGTGCGGGACTTGCTGCACCACGTGCAACTGTGTGCCACCAGGCACGCACGGAAACTACGACAAGTGCAAGTGCTACGCCGGCCTCACCACCCACGGTGGTCGCCACAAGTGCCCTTAA
- the LOC103855113 gene encoding heat stress transcription factor A-7a-like isoform X2: MDSSSSSQGERKKIIINVMDSSSSSQGLPVAGRVKEYYRYPAMEAFHKGCVRRYFADVLYEMVDDPSTDSIVSWSQDGKSFIFWDQDKFCSDVLPKFGLSTSPTFFVRLTDIYCFRKVEESEHCEYAHDYFVRGKPELTVEIERQFKERCAPIKLAIKPHEPAYKESRERIRAFMLAKKAARSLSLKE, from the exons ATGgactcctcatcatcatcacaagGTGAACGCAAGAAGATCATCATCAACGTCATGgactcctcatcatcatcacaag gGCTTCCAGTGGCTGGGAGGGTTAAAGAGTACTACCGTTATCCAGCCATGGAAGCTTTTCACAAAGGATGTGTCCGCCGTTATTTTGCGGACGTGTTGTATGAGATGGTGGATGATCCTTCGACGGATTCTATCGTGTCGTGGAGCCAAGACGGTAAGAGTTTCATCTTTTGGGATCAGGACAAGTTTTGCAGCGATGTTCTTCCCAAGTTTGGGCTTAGCACGTCTCCAACGTTCTTTGTTCGCCTTACAGACATCTAT TGTTTTCGTAAGGTTGAGGAGTCTGAGCACTGCGAATACGCACACGATTACTTTGTGAGAGGAAAACCTGAGCTTACGGTGGAGATTGAGAGGCAGTTCAAGGAAAGGTGTGCTCCAATTAAGCTTGCCATCAAGCCACATGAACCGGCTTACAAGGAGAGTAGGGAGAGAATTAGGGCTTTCATGCTGGCCAAGAAAGCCGCTAGGAGTCTATCTCTTAAGGAATAG
- the LOC117132024 gene encoding FBD-associated F-box protein At5g38590-like — MVGLPSLKTLQIQSVKLLDGESFRKILSICPVLENLLVKLYGGYVNMGMINVGIPSLLRLSLQIPYDGLLDGLVIDTPSLKYLKLEDYDKEYLPSCLIEDLPQLEKAYLDVNYRDVERLIASITSVKRLTLALEAIYRGKFVFNQLEHLRLCVGTNCASSLLVRLLEDSPNLRELDLFEMHLKCFLPKNLKLVICPHL; from the exons ATGGTTGGTCTCCCCTCTCTGAAAACTTTGCAAATTCAAAGTGTGAAGCTCTTAGATGGAGAATCTTTCCGAAAGATTCTATCTATCTGTCCTGTTCTTGAAAATCTGTTGGTGAAACTCTATGGTGGTTACGTCAATATGGGAATGATCAATGTTGGCATCCCTTCTTTGCTGAGGTTATCACTCCAAATACCTTATGATGGTCTTCTAGATGGTTTAGTGATAGATACCCCTTCTTTGAAGTATTTGAAGCTTGAGGATTATGATAAAGAGTATCTTCCATCATGTCTTATTGAGGATCTGCCTCAGCTGGAGAAGGCATATCTAGATGTTAACTATCGTGATGTCGAGAGACTTATAGCATCAATCACATCTGTCAAGCGGCTTACGTTAGCTTTGGAG GCTATATATCGTGGCAAGTTTGTTTTCAACCAGCTCGAACATTTGAGGCTATGCGTAGGCACTAATTGTGCGTCTAGTCTCCTTGTCCGGTTACTTGAAGATTCTCCTAACTTACGAGAACTAGATCTCTTTGAAATG CATTTGAAGTGTTTTCTGCCTAAGAATCTGAAATTGGTTATATGCCCTCACCTGTAG
- the LOC103855044 gene encoding cytochrome P450 94B1, translated as MEILTAVLVLFLILGFILIFSFSTKALKPQTESSTRLKSYPLIGSILSFKKNRHRLLQWYTDLLRLSPSQTITVELLLNRRTIVTANPKNVEHILKTNFCNFPKGKPFTDLLGDLLGGGIFNSDGELWSSQRKLASHEFTMRSLREFTFGILREEVETRLVPVLSSAAAECDGGRTVDFQEILKRFAFDVVCKVSLGWDPDCLDLTRPVPVLVEAFDVAAAISARRATEPVYAVWKLKRLLNVGSERKLREAIKTVHMSVSEIIRAKKKSLKINGNVSDKLDLLSRFLAAGHDEESVRDSVISFIMAGRDTTSAAMTWLFWLLSENPNVEKKILEEVRNKGSLGLGVEDLREMSYMKACLCEAMRLYPPVAWDSKHAANDDVLPNGTQVKKGDKVTYFPYGMGRMENVWGQDWDEFKPNRWFEEEPNYGTKPVLKSVSSFKFPVFQAGPRVCIGKEMAFMQMKYVVGSVLSRFEIIPVCKNRPVFVPLLTAHMAGGLKVKIKRRESISDVPI; from the coding sequence ATGGAAATTCTCACTGCAGTTCTCGTCCTATTTCTAATATTAGGGTTTATACTAATCTTCTCCTTTTCAACAAAAGCCCTAAAACCACAAACCGAGTCCTCCACAAGGCTAAAGTCTTATCCACTCATTGGCTCGATCCTCTCCTTCAAAAAGAATCGCCACCGTCTCCTCCAATGGTACACCGACCTCCTCCGCCTCTCTCCATCTCAAACCATCACCGTAGAACTCCTCCTCAACCGCCGAACCATTGTCACGGCTAACCCCAAAAACGTTGAGCATATTCTTAAAACAAACTTTTGTAACTTCCCTAAAGGCAAACCTTTCACCGACCTCCTCGGAGACCTACTTGGTGGTGGAATCTTTAACTCGGACGGTGAGTTATGGAGCTCCCAGCGAAAACTCGCCAGCCACGAGTTTACAATGCGTTCCCTACGGGAGTTCACTTTCGGGATCCTCCGTGAAGAAGTCGAGACCCGTCTCGTTCCCGTGCTTTCCTCCGCTGCCGCGGAGTGCGACGGAGGAAGGACGGTGGACTTTCAGGAGATCTTGAAACGTTTTGCTTTCGACGTAGTTTGCAAAGTTTCATTAGGTTGGGATCCGGATTGTCTTGATTTGACCCGACCCGTTCCGGTTCTTGTCGAGGCTTTTGATGTAGCGGCGGCGATCAGCGCTCGCCGTGCGACGGAGCCGGTTTACGCCGTGTGGAAGCTGAAGCGTTTGTTGAACGTAGGGAGCGAAAGGAAGCTCAGAGAAGCGATCAAGACCGTACACATGTCCGTCTCCGAGATCATCAGGGCCAAGAAGAAAAGTCTCAAAATTAATGGTAACGTGTCTGACAAGCTAGACCTCTTGTCTAGGTTTCTCGCGGCCGGACATGACGAGGAATCAGTGAGAGATTCAGTGATCAGCTTTATCATGGCGGGAAGGGATACTACCTCGGCGGCGATGACGTGGCTTTTCTGGCTGTTGAGTGAAAACCCTAACGTGGAGAAGAAGATTCTTGAAGAAGTAAGAAACAAGGGATCGTTAGGGTTAGGGGTTGAGGATTTGAGAGAAATGAGTTACATGAAAGCTTGTCTCTGCGAAGCGATGAGGCTTTACCCACCAGTGGCTTGGGACTCGAAGCATGCAGCAAACGACGACGTCTTACCAAACGGGACACAAGTGAAAAAAGGAGACAAAGTTACTTATTTCCCTTACGGTATGGGAAGGATGGAGAACGTGTGGGGTCAAGATTGGGACGAGTTTAAACCGAACCGGTGGTTCGAGGAAGAACCAAATTACGGTACTAAACCGGTCCTGAAAAGTGTGAGCTCGTTCAAGTTTCCTGTATTTCAAGCCGGACCAAGGGTTTGTATAGGCAAAGAAATGGCGTTTATGCAGATGAAATACGTGGTTGGTTCGGTTTTGAGTCGGTTTGAGATCATACCGGTTTGCAAAAACCGGCCGGTATTTGTTCCTCTTCTAACGGCTCATATGGCTGGTGGGCTAAAGGTGAAGATCAAGAGGAGAGAAAGCATTAGTGATGTCCCAATTTAA